Proteins co-encoded in one Hymenobacter swuensis DY53 genomic window:
- a CDS encoding DUF2147 domain-containing protein: MKKILFLCLGLFLGLIGAASAQSLSPLGVWTNSEKKATFEIYKCGNKLCGKIVSLTVPNDPKTGKPKTDTVNPDPKLRSRPRLGMVFMQGFEYDSDNKWDDGKIYDPESGKTYSCYMKMENANTMEVKGYIGFSLIGKSQTWTRVK, from the coding sequence ATGAAAAAAATTCTGTTCCTGTGCCTGGGCCTATTTCTGGGCCTGATTGGGGCGGCTTCGGCCCAATCTCTCTCGCCGCTGGGCGTGTGGACTAACTCGGAGAAGAAAGCTACCTTCGAAATTTACAAGTGCGGCAACAAGCTCTGCGGCAAAATTGTAAGTCTGACGGTGCCTAACGACCCAAAAACCGGTAAGCCCAAAACCGACACCGTCAACCCCGACCCCAAACTGCGCAGCCGTCCCCGCTTGGGCATGGTCTTCATGCAGGGCTTTGAGTACGACAGCGACAACAAGTGGGATGATGGCAAGATCTACGACCCGGAAAGCGGCAAAACGTATTCCTGCTACATGAAGATGGAGAATGCCAACACCATGGAAGTGAAAGGCTACATCGGCTTCTCGCTCATTGGCAAGTCGCAGACCTGGACCCGCGTAAAATAG
- a CDS encoding C40 family peptidase translates to MRYVWLVFLLLVAVLVGRVTWVRLRQPALVAQSPVSAPVQPTAYVLSNATTPKADSVVAFALRQLGTNYCYAGSTPETGFDCSGFVNYVFARYRVPVPHSTALLISTGRAVAREQARPGDIVVFTGTAATATTPGHAGIVLSQPGQPLRFVHSSSARRESGVKISQVEGTDYERRFMQVRRVL, encoded by the coding sequence ATGCGTTACGTCTGGTTGGTTTTTCTCTTACTGGTAGCCGTTCTGGTGGGGCGCGTAACCTGGGTGCGGCTGCGGCAACCTGCGTTGGTTGCGCAAAGCCCTGTTTCGGCTCCGGTGCAGCCCACTGCCTACGTGCTCAGCAATGCTACAACACCCAAAGCCGACAGCGTGGTGGCCTTTGCTTTGCGCCAGTTGGGCACCAATTACTGCTACGCTGGCAGTACACCCGAAACCGGTTTCGACTGCTCGGGCTTCGTGAATTACGTATTTGCCCGTTACCGGGTGCCGGTACCTCATTCCACGGCCCTGCTCATCAGCACCGGCCGGGCCGTGGCGCGGGAGCAGGCCCGCCCCGGCGACATTGTGGTATTCACGGGAACGGCTGCTACTGCTACTACGCCTGGCCATGCGGGTATTGTACTCAGCCAGCCCGGCCAGCCGCTTCGCTTCGTACACTCCTCTTCGGCCCGCCGGGAATCCGGCGTTAAAATCAGCCAGGTGGAAGGCACCGATTATGAGCGCCGCTTCATGCAAGTGCGCCGGGTGCTGTGA
- a CDS encoding KUP/HAK/KT family potassium transporter: protein MDAKHPHTAISTAGLLIALGIIYGDIGTSPLYVMKAIVPEQINPMLVYGGISCVFWTLTLQTTIKYVMLTLNADNNGEGGIFSLYALVRRRGAWLSAIAIIGGSALLADGVITPPISVSSAIEGLEAVYPNIPTVPIVIGIIAGLFLLQSFGTQIVGKAFGPIMFVWFSMLAVLGVLGIVQNPEILKALNPYYAYDLLVNYPGGFWLLGAVFLCTTGAEALYSDLGHCGKGNIRISWVFVKSCLVLNYLGQGGWLLAHQGEMLNKRNPFYELMPEWFLLIGIGIATIAAIIASQALITGSFTLVAEAIRLNMWPKVKLNYPTDVKGQLYVPSMNRLLLLGCIAVVLYFRKSENMEAAYGLAITLTMLMTTILLITWLRSKRVPLAAIVLFALVYGAIEGSFLIANLIKFPHGGWVSLAIGVTLMGVMYVWLRAFYIKRRLTEFVKIDPYIDALKELSNDESVSKYATHLVFMSSAERQSEIESKIIYSIFQKRPKRADIYWFVHVDTTDEPYTMEYKVTELAQDDVFRITFRLGFRVEQRINLYFRKVVEDLVRNKEVDITSRYESLSKQHVTGDFRFVVLEKFLSVENEFPMVEKLVMQAYFYIKQFIASEDKYFGLDTSSVKVEKVPLVITPVRDVALKRVR, encoded by the coding sequence ATGGACGCCAAACACCCGCATACCGCCATTTCGACGGCTGGCTTGCTCATTGCCCTCGGCATTATCTATGGCGACATCGGCACCTCGCCGCTGTACGTAATGAAGGCCATTGTCCCGGAGCAGATCAACCCCATGCTTGTCTACGGAGGGATTTCCTGCGTTTTCTGGACCCTCACGCTCCAGACGACCATCAAGTATGTGATGCTCACCCTCAACGCAGATAACAACGGGGAAGGCGGCATTTTCTCGCTCTATGCCCTAGTGCGGCGGCGTGGGGCTTGGCTCTCGGCTATTGCCATTATTGGCGGCTCGGCCCTGCTGGCCGACGGCGTGATTACGCCGCCCATTTCAGTTTCCTCTGCCATTGAAGGGCTGGAAGCCGTGTACCCGAATATCCCTACGGTGCCTATTGTCATCGGCATTATTGCAGGACTATTTCTACTGCAAAGCTTTGGTACTCAAATTGTAGGCAAGGCCTTCGGCCCGATCATGTTCGTGTGGTTTTCCATGCTGGCGGTGCTGGGTGTGCTGGGCATTGTGCAGAATCCGGAAATCCTGAAGGCCCTGAACCCCTACTACGCCTACGATTTGCTGGTGAACTACCCGGGCGGTTTCTGGCTGCTGGGCGCGGTGTTCCTGTGCACCACCGGGGCCGAGGCTCTGTACTCCGACCTGGGCCACTGCGGCAAGGGTAACATCCGCATTAGCTGGGTATTTGTTAAGTCGTGCTTGGTCCTCAATTATCTGGGCCAGGGGGGCTGGCTGCTGGCCCACCAGGGAGAGATGCTCAACAAGCGTAACCCGTTCTATGAGCTGATGCCGGAGTGGTTCCTGCTTATCGGCATCGGTATTGCCACCATTGCAGCCATCATTGCGTCTCAGGCCCTCATCACCGGCTCGTTTACGCTGGTAGCCGAGGCCATTCGCCTGAACATGTGGCCCAAGGTGAAGCTGAACTACCCCACCGACGTGAAGGGCCAGCTGTATGTGCCCAGCATGAACCGGCTGCTGCTGCTGGGCTGCATTGCCGTGGTGCTGTATTTCCGCAAATCAGAGAACATGGAAGCAGCCTACGGCCTGGCCATCACGCTGACTATGCTGATGACGACCATTCTGCTCATTACATGGCTACGCTCCAAGCGGGTGCCGCTGGCGGCCATTGTGCTGTTTGCGCTGGTGTACGGAGCTATTGAAGGCTCCTTTCTGATTGCCAACCTAATTAAGTTTCCGCACGGCGGCTGGGTTTCCCTAGCCATTGGCGTAACCCTGATGGGCGTAATGTATGTGTGGCTGCGGGCCTTCTACATCAAGCGCCGCCTCACCGAGTTCGTTAAGATTGACCCATATATCGACGCCCTGAAGGAGCTGAGCAACGACGAATCGGTATCGAAATACGCAACGCACCTCGTGTTTATGTCGTCGGCGGAGCGGCAGTCGGAAATCGAGTCGAAGATTATCTATTCCATCTTTCAGAAGCGGCCCAAGCGCGCTGATATCTACTGGTTTGTACACGTGGATACCACCGATGAGCCCTACACAATGGAGTACAAAGTAACCGAGCTGGCCCAGGACGACGTGTTCCGCATCACCTTCCGGCTGGGTTTCCGGGTGGAGCAGCGCATCAACCTGTACTTCCGCAAAGTGGTGGAAGACTTGGTGCGGAACAAGGAAGTGGACATTACCTCCCGCTACGAATCCCTGAGCAAGCAGCACGTCACCGGCGACTTCCGCTTTGTGGTGCTGGAGAAATTCCTGTCCGTCGAAAACGAATTCCCCATGGTGGAGAAACTGGTGATGCAGGCGTATTTCTACATCAAGCAGTTCATTGCCTCCGAGGACAAATACTTCGGACTGGATACCAGTTCGGTGAAAGTAGAGAAGGTGCCGCTGGTCATCACTCCCGTGCGCGACGTAGCCCTCAAACGGGTTCGATAA
- a CDS encoding M61 family metallopeptidase: MLLIRTRHLAVAALGLLLGSAGSAMAAPVLRYTLAMPAPQTHYFEVEMKLEGFNKAYTDVKMPVWAPGSYLVREFAKNVEGFAATAGGNSLRTEKVSKNTWRVYHPKAKDFTVRYRVYAFELSVRTSFIDAAHGYVNGTSVFMYPADGKELASTLEVKPAQGWSQVSTSLKPAGGTFTFRSGNYDELADSPIEIGNQKLYTFTANGTPHTVAMFGDPKVDEARLTRDMQRVCEEAHQVVGQNPLDRYVFIVHNIDRGTGGLEHLFSTTLSVSRNAYSSEAGWKGFLGLVAHEYFHLWNVKRIRPVALGPFDYDNENYTRMLWVSEGGTEYFSNLIVQRAGFLTPEQYLGDLSNGINRVENTPGNKQQSAAESSFDAWIKYYRPNENSSNTGISYYDKGEVIGAVLDLMIIQETKGQKHLDDVMRYLYDQYYKKQGRGFTDEEYQDAVAKVAGRRFDDFFRRHVYGTETLPYEQALGYAGLKLTTTPAAATDVALGATISPAGGRQTVSSVVRDGSAWQGGLSVGDEVLSLDGARVTDDLNKLVTGRAVGSEVKLLVTREGQIREVTFPLLASAVRRYRIEQAPNPTAEQQAVLAKWLPVKK; the protein is encoded by the coding sequence ATGCTCCTGATTCGTACCCGCCACCTCGCGGTAGCGGCCCTGGGCCTGCTGCTGGGCTCTGCCGGTTCGGCTATGGCCGCGCCTGTGCTGCGCTACACCCTCGCAATGCCCGCCCCGCAAACGCATTACTTTGAGGTGGAAATGAAGCTGGAGGGCTTCAACAAGGCGTACACCGATGTGAAGATGCCTGTGTGGGCTCCCGGTTCCTACTTAGTGCGCGAGTTTGCCAAAAATGTGGAAGGCTTTGCGGCCACGGCTGGCGGAAATTCCCTGCGTACCGAAAAGGTTTCGAAGAATACCTGGCGGGTATATCACCCAAAAGCCAAGGATTTTACGGTCCGCTATCGGGTGTACGCCTTCGAACTGAGCGTGCGTACCAGCTTCATTGATGCAGCCCACGGCTACGTAAATGGCACTAGCGTGTTCATGTACCCCGCCGATGGCAAAGAGTTGGCCAGCACCCTGGAAGTGAAACCGGCCCAGGGCTGGAGCCAGGTGAGCACCAGCCTCAAACCAGCCGGCGGCACGTTCACCTTCCGCTCCGGCAACTACGACGAACTGGCCGACTCACCCATTGAAATCGGTAATCAGAAGCTCTATACCTTCACCGCCAACGGCACGCCGCACACGGTAGCCATGTTCGGCGACCCGAAAGTGGACGAGGCCCGCCTCACCCGCGACATGCAGCGCGTGTGTGAAGAGGCGCACCAGGTGGTGGGCCAGAATCCGCTGGACCGCTACGTGTTTATCGTGCACAACATTGACCGGGGTACGGGCGGGCTGGAGCACCTGTTTTCTACCACGCTGTCGGTGTCGCGCAACGCCTATTCCTCGGAAGCGGGCTGGAAAGGCTTTTTGGGCCTCGTGGCGCACGAGTATTTCCACCTCTGGAACGTGAAGCGCATTCGGCCGGTGGCACTGGGGCCGTTTGATTACGACAACGAGAACTACACCCGCATGCTGTGGGTGAGCGAAGGCGGCACCGAGTATTTCTCAAACCTGATTGTGCAGCGCGCCGGCTTCCTGACGCCTGAGCAGTACCTGGGCGACCTGAGCAACGGCATCAACCGGGTGGAGAATACGCCCGGCAATAAGCAGCAGTCGGCCGCTGAGTCCAGCTTTGATGCCTGGATCAAATACTACCGCCCCAACGAAAACTCCTCAAATACGGGCATCAGCTACTACGATAAAGGCGAAGTGATTGGTGCGGTGCTGGACCTGATGATCATTCAGGAAACCAAGGGCCAGAAGCATCTTGACGACGTGATGCGCTACCTCTACGACCAGTATTACAAGAAGCAGGGCCGGGGCTTTACCGATGAAGAGTACCAGGATGCCGTGGCCAAAGTAGCCGGCCGCCGCTTCGATGATTTCTTCCGCCGCCATGTATACGGCACCGAAACACTGCCTTACGAGCAGGCCCTGGGCTACGCCGGCCTCAAGCTGACCACTACGCCCGCCGCCGCTACCGACGTGGCGTTGGGAGCTACTATCAGCCCCGCCGGCGGGCGCCAAACGGTGAGCAGCGTGGTGCGCGACGGTAGCGCCTGGCAGGGTGGTCTGAGCGTGGGCGACGAAGTTCTGAGCCTGGATGGAGCCCGGGTAACTGACGACCTGAACAAGCTGGTGACTGGCCGTGCCGTGGGCTCGGAAGTGAAGCTGCTGGTTACCCGCGAAGGGCAAATTCGGGAAGTGACGTTCCCGCTGCTGGCCTCCGCCGTGCGCCGCTACCGCATTGAGCAAGCCCCGAATCCTACGGCAGAACAACAGGCTGTATTGGCGAAGTGGCTGCCGGTGAAAAAGTAG
- a CDS encoding S8 family peptidase, with product MRTLTLAPAALLALALASCSQETTEQLPTPQPDPTTALSIQQLDEQILSTLKQSTQYDWNKASAHTVWSALEQSDHVLSVGYQPAGLQGGAALPEDARQSPEWQQARAQVLALILAEEQKTNPEMTLEKLSVFEANALPVLTVTVRELNTIKALRASVLVRYAEPMGYEPNRQPANRPVATLSSSGCGSNTATVGLVAGSDYTVISNGSKSSWNQQDVYHGIRAAWSQSTGRGSKVLIIDTGSSDTQENLGSAFNQGLSTGRTVERLVTLPRNTIFGIPYGDYETPNDGCGHGTSMAGACAAPRGTDGASVGIAYNASLITVRAAEDVFLDASREVQGVTDAYLLAGNRADVRVISMSMGRLTSSSQMTDAIRYAYGKGKLILCAAGTSFDWSAGVVGVIYPASLPEAVAVTGVKDNLTTRCDECHVGSDVEFTVVMQRSSNDRRPLTLAMSGDAPSTVGGSSVATASMAGMAAVVWSRYPTETRAQIMSRLIAASSNRTARSSSFGWGRVNLATAVGVPLN from the coding sequence ATGCGTACCCTTACCCTCGCGCCGGCCGCGTTGCTGGCCCTGGCGTTGGCTTCCTGTAGTCAGGAAACTACGGAGCAACTGCCCACGCCCCAACCCGACCCCACCACTGCCCTCAGTATTCAGCAGCTCGACGAGCAGATTCTGAGCACGCTGAAGCAGAGCACCCAGTATGACTGGAACAAGGCCTCGGCCCACACGGTATGGAGTGCGCTGGAGCAATCCGACCACGTTCTGTCGGTGGGCTACCAGCCGGCCGGTTTACAGGGCGGTGCCGCGCTGCCCGAAGATGCCCGGCAAAGCCCCGAGTGGCAGCAGGCCCGCGCCCAGGTGCTGGCCCTCATTCTGGCCGAAGAGCAGAAAACCAACCCTGAAATGACGCTGGAAAAGCTTTCGGTTTTCGAGGCCAATGCGCTGCCAGTACTCACCGTGACGGTTCGGGAACTGAATACCATCAAAGCCCTACGAGCCTCAGTACTGGTGCGCTACGCCGAGCCGATGGGCTACGAGCCTAACCGGCAGCCGGCTAACCGGCCGGTCGCTACGCTCAGTAGCAGCGGCTGCGGCAGCAACACGGCCACCGTCGGACTGGTAGCCGGTTCCGACTACACGGTGATTAGCAACGGCAGCAAATCGTCGTGGAACCAGCAGGATGTGTACCACGGCATCCGGGCGGCCTGGAGCCAGAGCACCGGCCGAGGCAGCAAGGTCCTGATTATCGACACCGGTTCCTCGGACACGCAGGAGAATTTGGGCTCCGCCTTCAACCAGGGCCTGAGTACGGGCCGCACCGTGGAACGCCTCGTCACGCTGCCGCGCAATACAATCTTCGGCATTCCGTATGGCGACTACGAAACCCCCAACGACGGCTGTGGTCACGGCACCAGCATGGCCGGAGCCTGTGCCGCCCCGCGCGGCACCGACGGGGCTTCGGTGGGCATTGCCTACAATGCCAGCCTGATTACGGTGCGGGCCGCTGAGGACGTATTTCTGGATGCCAGCCGCGAGGTACAGGGCGTCACGGATGCGTACCTGCTGGCTGGAAACCGCGCCGATGTGCGCGTTATCAGCATGAGCATGGGCCGGCTGACCTCTTCCTCCCAGATGACGGATGCTATTCGCTATGCCTACGGTAAAGGCAAACTGATCCTGTGCGCCGCTGGTACGTCCTTCGATTGGTCGGCGGGCGTGGTGGGTGTTATCTACCCCGCTTCTTTGCCCGAAGCGGTGGCCGTAACGGGTGTGAAGGACAACCTCACCACCCGCTGCGACGAGTGCCACGTTGGGTCCGATGTGGAGTTTACAGTGGTCATGCAGCGTAGCAGCAACGACCGGCGGCCCCTCACCCTGGCTATGAGCGGCGACGCACCCAGCACCGTGGGCGGCTCCTCGGTAGCCACGGCCAGCATGGCAGGAATGGCTGCCGTGGTGTGGTCCCGGTACCCCACCGAAACCCGTGCTCAGATCATGAGCCGCCTGATTGCCGCCAGCTCCAACCGCACGGCCCGCAGCAGCAGTTTCGGCTGGGGCCGCGTAAATCTGGCAACGGCCGTGGGCGTACCGCTGAATTAA